The genome window AACGCCATTAAAGCAGGTGTTCCTTTCGAGCTTGCCTTTCTGGATATACAGATGCCGGGCATGGACGGCTATGAATTAGCCAAACAGATCCGCAGCGCCGCAGAAATACCTATCAAAGACCTGCCTCTTGTCGCGCTTTCTTCTTTAATGGGACGGGATTCCGGTAAATGCGAAGAGGCCGGATTTAACGGCTTCCTCAGCAAACCGATTCAAAGAAAAAAACTGCATAATATGCTGAAAAAAATCATGGGAGAAAAAGCAGATAAAAACATAAAAGAGAACGCAGCAGAACCCAGGATCGCTACTCAACACACTGTCCGGGAGGAGATGAAACAATCGGCGCGGATACTTCTTGCAGAAGATAACCCGGTTAACCAGAAACTGGCAAACCTGATGCTGAAAAAGGCAGGGTATAAAGTTGAAGTAGCCAATAACGGCAAAGAGGCCTTTGAAAAATATACCGTCGCGCCTGCGAATTTTAACCTGATTTTTATGGATCTCCAGATGCCCGGGATGGATGGAATTGAAGCAACCGGGGCTATTCGGGATTGGGAAGAAACATTTGCGGATCAAAGCCCGGAAGGCATGGAAAAAACGAAACATATTCCGATCATCGCCATGACCGCCAACGCCATGAAAGGCGACCGGGAAATGTGCCTTGAGGCCGGCATGGATGACTATATTGCAAAGCCGATTAAAAGAGAGCTTGTCTTTGATATGATCAAAAAATGGGTGTTGGAAGGTTAGGAACGGGGACGAAATTCAGAAAAAAAGTATATTTTTCTTGACACCTGCACATCAATATGTTCAATCTCTGAACGAATAAATAAAACCTATCTTGTTTTTCAGTTAAGACAATTAAAACAATTTTAACCTTTCCGGATTTATTCTTGTAAAGCTGTTCCCTGAAGCCGGTCAATAATTATTGTGTAACCTGCCGGGCGGAGCTATAGACTTTGGTGCGAAGGCAGAGCCTGTGAATGAGGTAAATACATATGGACCATGAAAACATTTGCACCCTGAAGCTTCTTGAAGAAATTGAAAAAGGTCATGTACCCAGCCAGCGTGAACTGGCAAAAAAACTGAACATATCCCTGGGACTTGTCAATTCATTTATAAAACGTTTGGCCGCCAAGGGTTATTTAAAGCTGAGGACAGTTCCGAAAAATCGAATAAAATATATTCTTACACCAGCCGGAGCTGCCGAAAAAACAAGACTATTTTGTAAATATATTCAATATTCGTTTCGGTTTTATAAAAATGCCCGTAAAATTTTCAAAAAAATATTTTCAGGTTTTGAAGCTGAGGGGAATAGACGTGTAATTTTTTACGGCGCAAGCGATTTTGCGGAAATAGCTTATCTTTCGCTAAAAGAGTCCGGTATTCATTTGGTTACGGTTGCAGATGAGT of Desulfosarcina sp. BuS5 contains these proteins:
- a CDS encoding winged helix-turn-helix transcriptional regulator, whose translation is MDHENICTLKLLEEIEKGHVPSQRELAKKLNISLGLVNSFIKRLAAKGYLKLRTVPKNRIKYILTPAGAAEKTRLFCKYIQYSFRFYKNARKIFKKIFSGFEAEGNRRVIFYGASDFAEIAYLSLKESGIHLVTVADELKAGENFFDIKIVDPVNIDSFVFDKILITAIESRDTALEKILISGISNSKVTMPDYR